In Mycobacterium tuberculosis H37Rv, a single window of DNA contains:
- a CDS encoding S-adenosylmethionine-dependent methyltransferase: protein MTQTGSARFEGDSWDLASSVGLTATMVAAARAVAGRAPGALVNDQFAEPLVRAVGVDFFVRMASGELDPDELAEDEANGLRRFADAMAIRTHYFDNFFLDATRAGIRQAVILASGLDSRAYRLRWPAGTIVFEVDQPQVIDFKTTTLAGLGAAPTTDRRTVAVDLRDDWPTALQKAGFDNAQRTAWIAEGLLGYLSAEAQDRLLDQITAQSVPGSQFATEVLRDINRLNEEELRGRMRRLAERFRRHGLDLDMSGLVYFGDRTDARTYLADHGWRTASASTTDLLAEHGLPPIDGDDAPFGEVIYVSAELKQKHQDTR from the coding sequence GACTTGGCGTCCAGTGTGGGTTTGACGGCCACCATGGTGGCGGCGGCCCGAGCGGTAGCCGGCCGGGCTCCCGGCGCGCTGGTCAACGACCAGTTCGCGGAACCGCTGGTCCGCGCGGTCGGCGTCGACTTCTTCGTACGCATGGCCAGTGGCGAACTGGATCCCGACGAGCTAGCCGAAGACGAGGCCAACGGCCTGCGGCGGTTCGCCGACGCGATGGCCATTCGCACTCACTACTTCGACAACTTCTTTCTGGATGCCACCCGAGCCGGGATTCGGCAGGCCGTCATCTTGGCTTCCGGCCTGGATTCCCGCGCCTACCGGCTGCGCTGGCCAGCCGGCACCATCGTCTTCGAAGTCGATCAGCCGCAGGTGATCGACTTCAAGACCACGACGCTGGCCGGCCTGGGTGCGGCACCCACGACCGACCGGCGCACCGTGGCGGTCGATTTGCGCGACGACTGGCCCACCGCCCTGCAAAAAGCCGGCTTTGACAACGCGCAGCGGACCGCCTGGATCGCCGAGGGGCTGCTGGGCTATCTGTCCGCCGAGGCGCAGGACCGGCTGCTTGACCAGATCACCGCCCAGAGCGTACCGGGCAGCCAGTTCGCCACCGAAGTCCTGCGCGACATCAATCGGCTCAACGAAGAAGAACTGCGGGGACGCATGCGGCGCCTGGCGGAGCGGTTCAGGCGCCATGGCCTCGACCTCGACATGTCGGGCCTGGTGTATTTCGGCGACCGCACGGACGCGCGGACCTATCTGGCCGACCACGGCTGGCGAACCGCCAGCGCGAGCACCACCGACTTGCTGGCTGAACACGGACTGCCGCCGATCGACGGCGACGACGCCCCGTTCGGCGAGGTGATCTATGTCTCCGCCGAACTGAAGCAGAAACACCAAGACACACGCTGA